Proteins from a genomic interval of Cuculus canorus isolate bCucCan1 chromosome 17, bCucCan1.pri, whole genome shotgun sequence:
- the CRYBA4 gene encoding beta-crystallin A4 produces MTHRCRRSSGLWKIVVWDEAFFQGKRHEFTTDCYSTSEHGFSTVRSCKIESGAWAGFEHCGFQGQQFVLERGEYPCWESWSGSNAYHVERMCSFRPIACADHGHSRLMLFEEENFQGKRGELSDDCPSLPALGWGSSSVGSFLVRSGAWVCSQYPGYRGFQYLLESDSHVGEYKHVREWGSHAQTGQVQSIRRVQQ; encoded by the exons ATGACCCACCGGTGCAGGAGATCCTCTGGTCTCTGGAAG ATCGTGGTGTGGGATGAAGCTTTCTTCCAGGGCAAGAGGCACGAGTTCACCACTGACTGCTACAGCACCTCAGAGCATGGCTTCAGCACCGTCCGATCCTGCAAGATCGAGAGCGGGGC GTGGGCAGGCTTCGAGCACTGCGGCTTCCAGGGGCAGCAGTTTGTCCTGGAGCGTGGCGAGTACCCATGCTGGGAGTCGTGGAGTGGGAGCAACGCCTACCATGTGGAGAGGATGTGTTCCTTCCGCCCCATTGCCTGCGCC GACCACGGGCACAGCAGGCTGATGCTGTTTGAGGAGGAGAACTTCCAGGGCAAGCGGGGGGAGCTGAGCGATGACTGCCCCTCgctccctgccctgggctggggcagcagctccgTGGGCTCCTTCCTCGTCCGTTCTGGCGC GTGGGTCTGCTCGCAGTACCCAGGCTACCGGGGCTTCCAGTACCTCCTGGAGAGCGACAGCCATGTGGGCGAATACAAGCACGTGCGGGAGTGGGGCTCCCATGCCCAGACGGGCCAGGTCCAGTCCATCCGTAGGGTCCAGCAGTGA